TAACTCCTTAACAGCAGGCCAGTTCGAAATCGAGGCGCTCAGGCACCACGCCATTGTCGCTATCGAGCGGCATAAAACGGATCGCAAAACGGCTCTTGTGGCCGGAAATTTGCGGATAAAGCTGTAAACCCAACGGCAACTGCAGGCGCAGTAAGTCTGCGTCTTCCCCGTTGTCCTGATAAAAGCCGTTCAGGCTGGTTTGTTTACGAAACGGTGCCGAGTTACGAATTAAATCAAGGATCAGAGTCAGCGCCTGAGTCAGCGGGTGCAGGCTGGCAAGCCAGCTATCGACCTGCGCATCGCGCTGTGCCTGTGGCATATGCAGCCAGATATGCAGCGTCGGTAAATCAAAGCTGCAACAACCGCCGGGAATACTCAGACGCTGGCGGACCAGGGCAATCAGCCGATCCTCACGTAAAAATTGTCCCATGCGCGGCGCGGAAATCAAAATACTGCCGGCCGTTTTTAACTGCTGGCGCAGAGCATCAATACGGCTCTGGTCGACGCCCGGGACTTCTGTCCATGCCTGAAGTTTACGCTGCTGGCGCTCAAGCTCTTTCAGTAATTCTGTACGCACTTCACCACGTTCGAATACGTCCAACAAATCTCCGGCATTGCGAAAGAAATGCAGAGCATCTGAACTCTCTGCAATCGGTAAGCGTGCAGAGAGTTGTTGAACCAAAAACTCAATGCGCAACCACGTGCGCATCTTCTCATTGAGAGGGTGTTCAAAAAGGACCTGGGTGTGCATTACGGTTTTTCCTGTGAGACAAACTGCGACGCAAGCTGGAGATAACGTGCGTGCAGGCGGGCGACATCCGACATGATGGAATCTGGTGCGCCATTATTATCAATAACATCGTCTGCCACGGCAAGGCGTGCTTCACGCGTCGCCTGAGCAGCGAGAATCTGTTC
The sequence above is drawn from the Citrobacter amalonaticus genome and encodes:
- the zapD gene encoding cell division protein ZapD, translated to MHTQVLFEHPLNEKMRTWLRIEFLVQQLSARLPIAESSDALHFFRNAGDLLDVFERGEVRTELLKELERQQRKLQAWTEVPGVDQSRIDALRQQLKTAGSILISAPRMGQFLREDRLIALVRQRLSIPGGCCSFDLPTLHIWLHMPQAQRDAQVDSWLASLHPLTQALTLILDLIRNSAPFRKQTSLNGFYQDNGEDADLLRLQLPLGLQLYPQISGHKSRFAIRFMPLDSDNGVVPERLDFELACC